One segment of Myxococcales bacterium DNA contains the following:
- a CDS encoding SRPBCC family protein: MIEVTVSKSSESSADDVYDLLADFGNTSWMKGIAKTEVEGDGVGMVRNIYPTPDGSPVREKLLERDDLARKVSYTITEGNPLPVQNYNASVTISEYGSGCRIEWTGSFEAKGVDDPTAKSTVEGMYGVLIDWVIEGAANN; the protein is encoded by the coding sequence ATGATCGAAGTAACGGTGAGCAAGAGTTCTGAATCGTCCGCCGATGACGTCTACGATCTGCTCGCGGATTTTGGCAATACGAGCTGGATGAAGGGCATCGCGAAGACCGAGGTCGAAGGCGACGGAGTCGGAATGGTTCGCAACATCTACCCAACCCCGGACGGCTCGCCGGTCCGAGAGAAGTTGCTCGAGCGTGACGATCTCGCGCGCAAGGTCTCGTACACCATTACCGAAGGCAATCCCCTGCCGGTCCAGAACTACAACGCCTCCGTCACCATATCCGAGTATGGGAGTGGTTGTCGGATCGAATGGACCGGGAGCTTCGAGGCCAAGGGCGTCGACGACCCCACAGCGAAGTCGACGGTCGAGGGCATGTACGGCGTGCTGATCGATTGGGTGATCGAGGGAGCCGCAAACAACTGA
- a CDS encoding acyl-CoA/acyl-ACP dehydrogenase has product MNLDFTEEQDMLRETVRGVCDELASPAVVRAMEDDPKGYPDDLWKQFAELGLTGIIIPEQYGGSDMGMMEAAITYEELGSRLCPSPHFHSAILSAKILLASGSEDQKSEWLPKIASGDSILTPAWLEPHNGFGPKGVQVRAQASGGGFTISGTKLHVHFASEADRLLVLARTGDAEEDVSIFLVDPSAKGVSLIQLKSLSSDTQYRVDFDGVEVSQGDIVGNWASFNATMYEGVILLAALAVGGSGRALELTVEFAQQREQFGKPIAAFQAISHYLADASTNLAGARTLMYEAAWASGAGKPIARLAPMAKMFACQTYRDLTAMAEQVFGGVGFTVEYDIQLYFRRAKQLQISWWDTSYLEELIASEMLD; this is encoded by the coding sequence ATGAATCTCGATTTCACCGAAGAGCAAGACATGCTGCGCGAAACCGTGCGCGGTGTGTGTGACGAACTCGCGAGCCCCGCGGTCGTGCGCGCCATGGAAGACGATCCCAAGGGTTACCCCGACGATCTGTGGAAGCAATTTGCAGAGCTGGGTCTCACGGGCATCATCATTCCCGAACAGTACGGTGGCTCGGATATGGGCATGATGGAAGCCGCGATCACCTACGAAGAGTTGGGCAGCCGTCTTTGCCCGAGCCCCCACTTCCACAGCGCAATTCTCTCAGCCAAGATTCTGCTGGCCAGCGGAAGTGAAGACCAGAAATCCGAATGGCTGCCCAAGATTGCCAGCGGCGACTCGATCCTCACTCCGGCATGGCTCGAACCTCACAACGGCTTCGGTCCCAAGGGCGTTCAGGTGCGAGCCCAGGCGAGCGGTGGTGGATTCACGATCAGCGGCACCAAACTGCACGTCCACTTTGCCAGTGAAGCCGACCGCCTGTTGGTACTGGCTCGCACGGGCGACGCCGAAGAAGATGTTTCGATCTTTCTCGTCGATCCCAGTGCAAAGGGAGTGAGCCTCATCCAGCTCAAGAGTTTGTCTTCCGACACCCAGTACCGGGTGGACTTCGACGGCGTCGAGGTTTCGCAGGGCGACATTGTGGGCAACTGGGCTTCTTTCAACGCCACCATGTACGAAGGCGTCATCCTGCTCGCGGCACTCGCGGTTGGCGGGTCCGGCCGGGCCCTCGAACTCACGGTTGAATTCGCCCAGCAACGAGAGCAGTTCGGCAAGCCGATCGCGGCCTTCCAGGCAATCTCCCACTATCTCGCCGATGCGTCGACCAACCTCGCCGGCGCTCGTACGCTCATGTACGAAGCGGCCTGGGCGAGCGGCGCGGGCAAACCGATCGCGCGTCTGGCTCCGATGGCGAAGATGTTTGCCTGCCAGACCTACCGAGATCTCACCGCGATGGCCGAGCAGGTCTTCGGCGGGGTAGGCTTTACGGTCGAGTATGACATCCAGCTATACTTCCGACGCGCCAAACAGCTGCAGATCAGTTGGTGGGACACGAGCTACCTCGAAGAGTTGATTGCGAGCGAAATGCTCGATTAG
- a CDS encoding MaoC family dehydratase N-terminal domain-containing protein — MSDALPEIPAEVRDWIGEERYREVSEFPVEQGYIWTACASVEMGNPLFWDEKVANELTDGPIAPPTMISTWFRPHHWAPGRTKQALPLQIHFDLKEVLELPEAIMSDYTVTFGEPVRPGDRLRTAQILRTLSDPKTTKLGTGRFWLIDVVYTNQNDEYVGTESYTGFGYRRNAA; from the coding sequence ATGAGTGACGCACTGCCGGAAATTCCGGCCGAGGTAAGGGACTGGATCGGTGAGGAGCGCTACCGGGAAGTAAGCGAGTTTCCGGTCGAGCAAGGTTATATCTGGACCGCGTGCGCTTCGGTCGAAATGGGCAATCCGCTTTTTTGGGACGAGAAGGTCGCGAATGAACTGACCGATGGCCCGATCGCACCGCCCACCATGATCTCGACCTGGTTTCGCCCCCACCACTGGGCCCCGGGCCGCACCAAACAGGCGCTGCCCTTGCAGATCCACTTTGATTTGAAGGAAGTCCTCGAACTCCCGGAAGCGATCATGTCCGACTACACGGTGACGTTTGGCGAGCCCGTGCGCCCCGGCGACCGGCTGCGCACTGCTCAAATTCTCCGCACCCTGAGTGACCCGAAGACGACTAAACTGGGGACCGGTCGCTTCTGGCTGATCGACGTCGTCTACACCAACCAGAACGACGAATACGTCGGAACCGAATCCTACACGGGGTTTGGCTACCGGAGGAACGCAGCATGA
- a CDS encoding CoA transferase, giving the protein MSTTPLLDAITVLNLASVGPAARAARTLADYGASVVQVGPIAKQGAVQIQPPFHTYGAGRGLKHIAIDMKSDAGREGFLRLVEHADVMIESFRPGVVDRLGIGYAEVSARNERIVYCSTTGYGQDGPASSWAGHDINYLAMSGFLACTEPREDGGPPIPGATVADSAGGGMHAAMSIMAALVKRGHDGNNGKGTYLDVSATEGVLSLMALAIDQYLATGQVAGPRQVLLTGRYAFYDVYPTKDGKWVSVGAIEPKFYVNLCNALELSQYAKSQLDDAMQDEIREAFKQAFLTRTRDEWTEALAPNDTCVAPVLTIPEVVDDPHHAARKIFMQAIHVEHGEFRQVGPILAGGIRDQPTHQVRPAGCSDASELLTAAGYDAGEIAKLAAEGAIE; this is encoded by the coding sequence ATGTCCACGACCCCCTTGCTGGATGCCATCACCGTGCTCAATCTCGCGAGCGTGGGCCCCGCTGCCCGGGCGGCGCGGACCCTCGCAGATTACGGCGCCAGCGTGGTTCAGGTCGGGCCGATCGCAAAGCAGGGCGCCGTGCAGATTCAACCTCCCTTTCACACCTATGGCGCGGGGCGTGGTCTCAAGCACATCGCGATCGATATGAAGTCGGACGCGGGGCGCGAGGGATTTTTGCGCCTGGTGGAACATGCAGACGTGATGATCGAGAGTTTTCGTCCGGGCGTCGTCGACCGCCTCGGGATCGGCTACGCGGAGGTATCCGCGCGCAACGAACGCATCGTCTACTGCTCGACTACGGGCTACGGCCAGGACGGGCCCGCTTCGAGCTGGGCGGGGCACGACATCAATTACCTGGCCATGTCGGGTTTCCTCGCCTGCACGGAACCGCGTGAAGACGGCGGGCCCCCCATTCCGGGGGCGACCGTCGCCGACAGTGCGGGGGGGGGCATGCACGCCGCCATGTCGATCATGGCCGCATTGGTGAAGCGCGGCCATGACGGTAACAACGGCAAAGGCACGTATCTCGACGTTTCCGCAACCGAAGGTGTGCTTTCCCTGATGGCGCTGGCAATCGATCAGTATCTCGCGACGGGCCAGGTCGCGGGACCGCGCCAGGTTCTCCTGACCGGGCGCTACGCGTTCTACGACGTCTACCCCACAAAGGACGGCAAGTGGGTCTCGGTCGGCGCGATCGAACCCAAGTTCTACGTAAATCTGTGTAACGCGCTGGAGCTATCGCAGTACGCGAAGTCCCAGCTGGACGACGCAATGCAGGACGAGATTCGCGAGGCGTTCAAGCAGGCCTTCCTGACCCGCACGCGAGACGAGTGGACCGAAGCCCTCGCGCCCAACGACACCTGCGTGGCACCCGTGCTCACGATTCCCGAAGTAGTCGATGATCCTCACCATGCAGCCCGCAAGATCTTCATGCAGGCCATTCACGTTGAACACGGCGAGTTTCGCCAGGTGGGTCCGATCCTCGCGGGTGGAATTCGCGACCAGCCCACCCACCAGGTTCGGCCCGCTGGGTGCAGCGACGCGTCGGAGTTATTGACCGCGGCCGGCTACGACGCAGGAGAAATTGCAAAGCTCGCGGCCGAAGGGGCGATTGAGTAG
- a CDS encoding LLM class flavin-dependent oxidoreductase, which yields MDIGMNVPVMVPGLDRETLLAWCVGIDKGPYSSLAVGERINFPNLAAMVTLSVAAAVTNRVRIMSYVLIMPMHNAVNRAKELATIDVISGGRLCLGVGAGAREEDYQALGATFSKRRLSQLEQQIATMKRVWAGEIVVEGPLRPVEPAPLQPGGPEILAASLSEPAIKHVSRWADGLAGFSFGPSIKEIDNSFALARKYWKESGRESQPRLVTSFWFALGSDARGQLDRYLNRYLNFFEPDVAQKLAESVSCDSAQALKDWVRRVEDTGADELSLVPTTSDPAELDRVADALGW from the coding sequence ATGGATATCGGCATGAATGTGCCCGTGATGGTCCCGGGGTTGGACCGCGAAACCCTGCTGGCCTGGTGCGTGGGAATCGACAAGGGCCCCTATTCGAGTCTCGCCGTGGGCGAGCGGATCAACTTTCCCAATCTCGCCGCCATGGTGACCCTCAGCGTGGCGGCGGCGGTGACCAACCGCGTGCGCATCATGTCCTACGTGCTCATCATGCCGATGCACAACGCGGTCAACCGGGCGAAGGAGCTCGCCACCATTGACGTGATCTCGGGCGGGCGCCTGTGCCTTGGGGTGGGGGCCGGGGCGCGTGAAGAGGACTACCAGGCCCTCGGGGCGACGTTCAGCAAACGCAGGCTGTCGCAACTCGAACAACAGATCGCCACGATGAAGCGCGTGTGGGCGGGAGAGATCGTGGTCGAAGGGCCGCTGCGACCCGTCGAACCCGCTCCGCTTCAGCCGGGCGGCCCGGAGATCTTGGCGGCTTCGCTCTCCGAGCCGGCCATCAAACATGTTTCACGCTGGGCCGATGGGCTCGCGGGTTTCAGTTTCGGTCCGTCTATAAAAGAGATCGACAACAGCTTTGCGCTTGCGCGCAAGTACTGGAAAGAGTCGGGGAGAGAAAGCCAGCCGCGGCTGGTCACCAGCTTCTGGTTTGCCCTGGGGAGCGACGCCCGGGGACAACTGGATCGCTATCTCAATCGGTATTTGAATTTCTTTGAACCTGACGTGGCCCAAAAGCTGGCCGAGAGCGTGAGCTGCGACTCTGCCCAGGCCCTCAAGGACTGGGTGCGGCGCGTAGAAGACACAGGCGCGGATGAACTGAGCCTCGTCCCCACCACCTCCGATCCCGCGGAACTCGACCGGGTCGCGGACGCGCTCGGCTGGTAG